Proteins from a single region of Flavobacterium sp. YJ01:
- a CDS encoding DUF6377 domain-containing protein, producing the protein MKNYYLFLILILINFPVFALDNTDVILKELNEAIKNKQHYVKIKEERIFNFKKIKSENLTKEQEYNYNKTLYLEYQKLNTDSAIQYVKKNLRIAEQLQNKELLNLAQLQLVTLYSSSGKYRESEAILKSINKKNLSASLLPNYYISYREFFEHYAANSDNRQYRIQIGKYRDSLLAVLNPNTLDYQINRIQQNIFIHKKYKEPEKQLLSLLSKTKEESPNYAMITYLLGKIAEATHQLESRKKYYALSATSDIKNANKDNASLQELALVFYEIGDVDMAYKLTQSAIEDALYCNVQFRTLLMSEVYSIINTVYQEREAERKSELQIYLLCISLLSLFLLVAIIYVYKQMKKVSRIRTELYETSQKLAELNKDITETNSQLQESNLQLSESNLVKEEYIAHFFNLCSTYINKLENYRIILNKKATAKQFDEIYKILKSTTLVDNELEELYKNFDIIFLNLYPTFVKDFNALLIPEEQIVLKQNELLNTELRIFALIRLGITDSVKIAAFLRYSLSTIYNYRTRARNKAAVSRNDFEEMVMKIGIMSLKS; encoded by the coding sequence TTGAAAAATTATTACTTGTTTCTAATTCTTATTTTGATAAATTTTCCAGTTTTTGCATTGGATAATACAGATGTTATTTTAAAAGAATTAAATGAAGCGATTAAAAATAAACAGCATTATGTAAAGATTAAAGAAGAACGAATTTTCAACTTCAAAAAAATAAAATCGGAGAATTTGACAAAAGAGCAAGAGTATAATTACAACAAAACATTATACCTTGAATATCAAAAGTTAAATACAGATTCTGCCATTCAATATGTAAAAAAGAATTTAAGAATTGCAGAACAACTTCAAAACAAAGAACTTTTAAATTTAGCACAATTACAATTAGTTACGCTTTATTCTTCGTCAGGAAAATATCGTGAATCTGAAGCTATTTTAAAAAGTATAAATAAAAAAAATCTGTCGGCTTCTTTGCTTCCAAACTATTACATTTCGTATCGAGAGTTTTTTGAGCATTATGCTGCAAATAGCGATAATCGACAATATAGAATACAGATTGGAAAATATCGTGATTCATTATTAGCAGTTCTAAATCCGAATACTTTAGATTATCAAATAAATAGAATTCAGCAGAATATTTTCATTCATAAAAAATATAAAGAACCAGAAAAGCAATTACTTTCTTTATTAAGTAAAACAAAAGAGGAAAGTCCGAACTACGCAATGATCACTTATTTGCTTGGTAAAATTGCTGAAGCGACACATCAATTAGAATCGAGAAAAAAATATTACGCGCTTTCTGCCACTTCCGATATTAAAAATGCCAATAAAGACAATGCTTCATTGCAAGAATTAGCTTTGGTTTTTTATGAAATTGGAGATGTAGATATGGCGTATAAATTGACGCAATCTGCTATTGAAGATGCGCTTTATTGTAATGTTCAGTTTAGAACTTTATTGATGTCAGAAGTTTATTCGATTATCAATACCGTTTATCAGGAACGTGAAGCAGAGCGTAAAAGCGAATTGCAAATTTATCTGCTTTGCATTAGTTTGCTTTCTTTGTTTTTGCTGGTTGCGATTATTTATGTGTACAAACAAATGAAGAAAGTTTCGAGAATTCGAACAGAACTTTATGAAACAAGTCAGAAACTAGCAGAATTAAACAAAGATATAACCGAAACCAATAGCCAACTTCAAGAAAGTAATTTGCAATTGTCTGAATCTAATTTAGTTAAAGAAGAATATATTGCGCATTTTTTCAATCTTTGTTCTACTTATATCAATAAACTGGAGAATTACCGCATCATTTTAAATAAAAAAGCCACCGCAAAACAGTTTGACGAAATTTACAAAATTCTAAAATCAACAACTTTGGTTGATAATGAATTGGAAGAATTGTACAAGAATTTTGATATTATATTTCTGAATTTATATCCAACATTCGTTAAAGATTTTAATGCTTTATTAATTCCCGAAGAACAAATTGTGCTTAAACAAAATGAATTATTAAATACCGAACTTCGAATTTTTGCTTTAATCAGATTAGGAATTACAGATAGCGTTAAGATAGCTGCATTTTTACGTTACTCTTTAAGCACAATTTATAACTATCGAACAAGAGCTCGAAATAAGGCAGCCGTTTCGCGAAATGACTTCGAAGAAATGGTTATGAAAATCGGTATAATGTCTTTGAAATCATAA
- a CDS encoding acyl-CoA dehydrogenase: protein MKISKLQAFTPLFYLVWSDDLLTQKEFSTLKNFINSLTVLSEEEKGYLLSKVDISNPPSRNELTQWKSDIEKSIQDTSSIKSIFDIAKALSGNDLDLSPIESDFKKLENDLGILGEEALQNFKTKTGSFTANSHTNASFDIQKITKILDGKEATIIEKVKSVISRPEFAYETSTDINVFRETVYKWCKILADENLGSMAYPKEYGGGGNVEDYFAIMETLSYHDLSLVIKFGVQFGLWGMSVQSLGTEKHYAKYLKDIGSLKLPGCFAMTETHHGSNVKGLETTATYNHNDQTFTIHTPNKNAQKEYIGNAAVHGQMATVFAKLIIDGHDYGVNAFVVPLRDSNGNVAKGVTIGDCGHKMGLNGVDNGTISFDNVIIPKDDMLDRFASVNEKGEFESPIPSDNRRFFTMLGTLVGGRIGIPRSALAAAKSGLTIAVRYSDQRRQFGPEGGSEVPILNYRMHQRRLLPHLAKTYAVHFALQYLTNRFLNRTEAEMQEIEALAAGMKSYSTWSTRDILQECREACGGKGYLSENRIDALKNDTEIYTTFEGDNTVLMQLVAKNRLSEFRKSFGEMGSLGIINYVYENAKTAITEKNPIATRRTDDEHLLDSEFHLQAFVHREKTILASAARRIKKLVDGGLEAYDAFNVVQHQMIDVAQAYLERIVLEQFQTAIKEVEDLQSKAILTKLNQLYALSQIEKNKAWYLEDGYMEAVKTKAVRKIVNQLCWDIRPDAVALVNAFDIPESCLAAPIAVNL from the coding sequence ATGAAAATATCCAAACTTCAAGCTTTTACACCCTTATTTTATTTAGTGTGGTCAGATGATTTACTGACACAGAAAGAATTTTCTACTTTAAAAAATTTCATCAATTCGCTAACTGTTTTATCAGAAGAAGAAAAAGGATATTTATTATCTAAAGTTGATATTTCAAATCCGCCTTCGCGAAATGAACTCACACAATGGAAATCGGATATTGAAAAAAGTATTCAGGATACTTCTTCTATAAAATCGATTTTTGATATTGCAAAAGCACTTTCAGGCAACGATTTAGATTTATCTCCAATAGAATCAGATTTTAAAAAACTAGAAAATGATTTAGGAATTTTGGGCGAAGAAGCGCTTCAGAATTTCAAAACAAAAACGGGTTCTTTTACCGCAAATTCTCATACAAACGCAAGTTTTGACATTCAGAAAATCACAAAAATTTTAGACGGAAAAGAAGCAACAATAATTGAAAAAGTAAAATCGGTTATTTCTAGACCTGAATTTGCTTATGAAACTTCTACAGATATTAATGTTTTCAGAGAAACGGTCTACAAATGGTGTAAAATTTTAGCCGATGAAAATCTTGGAAGTATGGCTTATCCGAAGGAATACGGTGGAGGAGGAAACGTAGAAGATTATTTTGCTATTATGGAAACGCTGAGTTACCACGATTTAAGTTTGGTAATAAAATTCGGTGTTCAGTTTGGGCTTTGGGGAATGAGCGTTCAATCTTTAGGAACAGAAAAACATTATGCTAAATATTTGAAAGACATTGGTTCACTAAAACTTCCAGGCTGTTTTGCGATGACCGAAACACATCACGGATCTAATGTAAAAGGTTTAGAAACTACTGCAACTTACAATCATAATGATCAGACTTTTACGATTCATACACCAAATAAAAATGCTCAGAAAGAATATATCGGAAATGCAGCAGTTCATGGACAAATGGCAACTGTATTTGCAAAACTAATTATCGACGGACATGATTATGGCGTAAATGCTTTTGTTGTCCCGTTAAGAGATTCCAACGGAAATGTTGCAAAAGGCGTAACCATTGGCGATTGCGGACATAAAATGGGACTAAACGGGGTTGATAACGGAACAATTAGTTTCGACAATGTAATAATTCCGAAAGACGATATGCTGGATCGTTTTGCTTCTGTAAATGAAAAAGGCGAATTTGAAAGTCCGATTCCGAGTGATAACAGACGATTTTTTACAATGTTAGGAACTCTGGTTGGAGGAAGAATCGGAATTCCGCGTTCTGCTTTAGCGGCTGCAAAATCAGGATTGACAATTGCTGTTCGCTACAGCGATCAAAGAAGGCAATTTGGACCAGAAGGCGGATCTGAAGTTCCGATTTTAAACTACAGAATGCATCAACGTAGATTATTGCCACATTTGGCAAAAACTTATGCGGTTCATTTTGCCCTTCAATATCTTACAAATAGATTTTTAAATAGAACCGAAGCAGAAATGCAGGAAATCGAAGCTTTGGCGGCCGGAATGAAATCGTATTCGACTTGGAGCACGAGAGATATTTTGCAAGAATGTCGTGAAGCTTGCGGAGGAAAAGGTTATTTGTCTGAAAATAGGATAGATGCCTTAAAAAACGACACTGAAATTTATACCACTTTTGAAGGCGATAATACGGTTTTAATGCAATTGGTGGCTAAAAATCGTTTGTCTGAATTTAGAAAATCGTTTGGAGAAATGGGTTCTTTAGGAATCATTAATTATGTTTACGAAAACGCTAAAACGGCAATTACGGAGAAAAATCCAATAGCGACACGCAGAACAGATGACGAACATTTATTAGATAGCGAATTTCATCTTCAGGCTTTCGTTCATAGGGAAAAAACAATTTTGGCTTCGGCAGCAAGACGTATTAAAAAATTGGTCGATGGCGGTTTAGAAGCGTATGATGCTTTTAATGTTGTTCAGCATCAAATGATTGATGTGGCTCAGGCTTATTTGGAAAGAATTGTTTTAGAACAATTTCAAACTGCAATAAAAGAAGTTGAAGATTTGCAATCTAAAGCCATTTTGACAAAATTGAATCAATTGTATGCACTTTCTCAAATAGAAAAAAATAAAGCTTGGTATTTAGAAGACGGATATATGGAAGCAGTAAAAACGAAAGCAGTTCGAAAAATTGTCAATCAGCTTTGTTGGGACATTCGTCCAGACGCTGTGGCTTTGGTAAATGCATTTGATATTCCAGAAAGCTGTTTAGCTGCACCAATTGCAGTAAATCTTTAA
- a CDS encoding EamA family transporter has translation MKTTKYYIAAISAFVTWGLFSLVLKPIHEYPSLDILFFRVFSCGILMLLIAFIFKRKQIKETIQIFKSLSKSEKRKSILLNIGGSAFLMANWFTFIYVVNHVSVKAASLAYLVCPILTTLLAYFILHEKLLKTQWLSVGLSISGCLLLSYSDIMDMFFSIIIGLTYAAYLVSQRANKGFDKFIVLTFHITLAALFLLPFYPVFGGPVPTEFKFYLCIETIAIMFTIIPLFLNLYALSGINSSTVGMLLNINPMIAFGLAAFVFNEKISLLQITAYGIIFTAVLVFNSHHIFAIKQKLTSISKGS, from the coding sequence GTGAAGACAACAAAATATTATATAGCAGCAATCTCAGCCTTTGTAACGTGGGGACTTTTCAGCTTGGTTTTAAAACCAATTCATGAATATCCTTCGTTGGATATTTTGTTTTTTCGAGTTTTTAGCTGTGGTATTTTGATGCTTTTAATTGCTTTTATATTCAAAAGAAAACAAATAAAAGAAACCATTCAAATCTTTAAATCTTTATCAAAATCAGAAAAAAGAAAATCGATTTTATTGAATATTGGCGGAAGCGCATTTTTGATGGCAAATTGGTTTACATTTATTTATGTAGTCAATCATGTTAGCGTAAAAGCGGCTTCTCTGGCTTATCTCGTTTGTCCAATTCTGACGACTTTATTGGCTTATTTTATTTTGCACGAAAAGCTTCTAAAAACACAATGGCTTTCTGTAGGTTTAAGTATTTCAGGATGTTTGCTTCTTTCATACAGCGATATTATGGATATGTTTTTTAGTATCATTATTGGTCTAACGTATGCAGCATATTTAGTAAGCCAGCGCGCCAATAAAGGTTTTGATAAATTTATTGTATTGACTTTTCATATAACATTAGCAGCATTGTTTTTGTTACCTTTTTATCCGGTTTTTGGGGGACCGGTACCAACGGAATTTAAGTTTTATCTCTGCATTGAGACCATTGCAATTATGTTTACGATAATTCCGTTGTTTTTAAATTTATATGCACTTTCTGGAATCAATTCTTCAACAGTTGGGATGCTTTTAAACATCAACCCGATGATTGCATTTGGATTAGCGGCTTTTGTTTTTAATGAAAAAATATCGCTTTTGCAGATTACCGCTTATGGTATAATTTTTACCGCAGTGTTAGTTTTTAATTCACATCATATTTTTGCCATAAAGCAAAAATTGACCTCAATATCCAAGGGTTCTTAA
- a CDS encoding PLP-dependent aminotransferase family protein, whose protein sequence is MKNSNYLYLQFADRIEKQIKSGLLNVGDKLPSIREVCAETGYSMSTVSKAYYEVESRSLIESRPQSGYYVSNISARVIPEPSASTPILTLENIDREDLVDLVYGDMRKKDITMLSLGFPSNELLPIAKLNKGMVQAMRQLQNSGTSYEEIEGNSNLRKEIARWSFTWGGSLTEDDIITTPGCISAISDCLLTLTKPGDTIITESPVYFGILQLARSLGLYVMELPTNMTTGIELEAVKKTLSTNKVKACVLMSNFSNPSGSMLPNEHKKEIVRLMDFYNVPLIEDDIHGDLYFGTSRPTNCKTYDESGIVLCCSSVSKTLAPGYRVGWVSPGKFKKEVLRTKLYHTISNSTITHEVVGDFLKNGRYENHLRKIRQILNRNCTNYINTVLESFPAGTKVSQPQGGFFLWVELDKKIDTAAFYNLALKHKISIAPGRIFSFQNQFSNCMRLSFGLPWSNELRIAIQTLGRLAKQL, encoded by the coding sequence ATGAAAAATTCGAATTACTTATACCTTCAATTTGCTGACCGAATCGAGAAACAGATTAAATCGGGACTTTTAAATGTTGGCGACAAATTGCCTTCTATACGAGAAGTTTGTGCCGAAACAGGTTACAGCATGAGCACAGTAAGCAAAGCTTATTATGAAGTTGAAAGCCGTTCTTTGATTGAATCTCGCCCTCAATCAGGTTATTATGTAAGTAATATTTCTGCACGCGTAATTCCAGAACCTTCGGCAAGTACACCGATTTTGACTCTTGAAAATATTGATCGTGAAGACTTAGTTGATCTAGTTTATGGCGATATGCGCAAAAAAGATATTACGATGCTTTCTCTTGGTTTTCCGTCTAATGAATTACTTCCAATTGCAAAACTGAATAAAGGAATGGTTCAAGCGATGCGTCAATTACAAAACAGCGGAACGAGTTATGAGGAAATTGAAGGAAATAGTAATTTAAGAAAAGAAATTGCACGTTGGTCTTTTACTTGGGGCGGTTCTCTTACTGAAGATGATATTATAACCACGCCTGGCTGTATTTCGGCAATTTCAGATTGTCTATTAACGTTGACAAAACCTGGAGATACTATTATTACCGAAAGTCCGGTTTATTTTGGGATTTTGCAATTGGCCAGATCTTTGGGCTTGTACGTGATGGAACTTCCAACCAATATGACAACCGGAATTGAACTCGAAGCCGTTAAAAAAACACTTTCTACAAATAAAGTAAAAGCTTGTGTTTTGATGAGCAATTTCAGTAATCCGTCTGGAAGTATGCTACCAAATGAACATAAAAAAGAAATTGTTAGATTGATGGATTTCTACAATGTTCCGCTAATTGAAGATGATATTCATGGCGATTTGTACTTTGGCACAAGCCGACCAACAAATTGCAAAACTTATGATGAAAGCGGAATTGTTTTGTGCTGTAGTTCTGTATCTAAAACTTTAGCTCCTGGTTATCGCGTTGGTTGGGTTTCTCCAGGAAAATTTAAAAAAGAAGTCTTAAGAACTAAATTATATCATACCATTTCTAATTCTACAATTACGCATGAAGTAGTTGGAGATTTCTTGAAAAATGGTCGTTATGAAAACCATCTTAGAAAAATACGCCAGATTTTAAATCGAAATTGCACCAATTATATCAATACAGTTTTAGAATCTTTTCCTGCTGGAACAAAAGTAAGCCAGCCTCAAGGCGGATTTTTTCTTTGGGTAGAATTAGATAAAAAAATCGATACAGCGGCTTTTTATAATTTGGCGCTAAAACATAAAATTAGTATTGCACCGGGAAGGATTTTCTCCTTTCAAAATCAATTTTCAAATTGTATGCGATTGAGTTTTGGGCTTCCTTGGTCTAATGAATTGAGAATTGCTATTCAGACATTAGGGAGACTGGCGAAGCAGCTATAA
- a CDS encoding bestrophin family ion channel produces MLLKKRIPMKYVLGKIKVEIALVLAYTVLFEIFHHYFINLPVDIPIAIPTMIGTIISLLLAFKSNQAYDRWWEARIVWGAVVNDSRTLIRQVLTFYEDPDFSVEASEFKENFAKRQIAWCYSLGQSLRNRDAIAPLNGLMSEEEIKYIKNHQNVPNAILMLHARDLRNAKNEKRINVYQQVEIDNTLSRLCDEMGKCERIKNTIFPTTYSMYIRLTLCLFILLLPFGLTSVLSWFAIPLITAIGGAFFLIERMAIHLQDPFENRPTDTPVTTIANTIERNIKQMLNEYQSEFDILNEFESKDEPKKVEKGAYFVL; encoded by the coding sequence ATGTTGTTAAAGAAAAGAATACCAATGAAGTACGTTCTCGGGAAAATTAAAGTAGAAATTGCATTAGTATTGGCTTATACCGTACTATTTGAAATATTTCATCATTATTTCATCAATCTTCCTGTAGATATCCCGATTGCCATTCCAACCATGATTGGAACCATAATATCCTTACTATTGGCTTTTAAGTCTAATCAAGCTTATGACAGATGGTGGGAAGCAAGAATTGTTTGGGGAGCCGTTGTAAACGATTCTAGAACTTTAATTCGTCAGGTTTTAACGTTCTATGAAGATCCAGATTTTTCTGTTGAAGCTAGCGAATTCAAGGAAAATTTTGCAAAAAGACAAATTGCGTGGTGTTACAGTTTAGGTCAGTCACTTCGAAATAGAGACGCAATTGCTCCTCTTAATGGTTTGATGAGCGAGGAAGAAATTAAATATATAAAAAATCATCAAAACGTTCCGAATGCAATTTTAATGCTACACGCAAGAGATTTGCGAAATGCAAAAAATGAAAAGAGAATAAATGTCTACCAACAAGTAGAAATTGATAATACTTTGTCAAGATTATGCGATGAAATGGGAAAATGTGAAAGAATTAAAAACACCATTTTTCCAACAACATACAGCATGTATATCAGATTAACATTGTGTTTGTTTATTTTGCTTTTGCCTTTCGGATTGACAAGTGTTTTAAGCTGGTTTGCAATTCCGTTGATTACAGCAATTGGTGGCGCTTTCTTTTTAATCGAAAGAATGGCGATTCATTTGCAAGATCCGTTTGAGAATCGACCAACCGATACGCCAGTTACAACTATTGCAAACACAATAGAAAGAAATATTAAACAAATGTTGAATGAATATCAAAGTGAATTTGACATTTTAAATGAATTTGAATCAAAAGACGAGCCTAAGAAAGTCGAAAAAGGCGCTTATTTTGTCTTATAA
- a CDS encoding HAMP domain-containing sensor histidine kinase, giving the protein MDIRKKITFNYVALSTFSTSLLCIIVFFLFRENNRYHFLKRLDDRAKIVSSIHFQKDPEKIKYYKNLKKNGLEELIEEEEYVLKINSENSFDYNTNLNLPNTFYTNILKTGKDSFERDNKYYLGQIFQENNQKYMVIVGARDRKGKDTTVYIVKIMLFGGIGFVILAFLLGRFLAKRVINPVARITKEVKRISASNLHNRLPEVKNSDEISDLTNTFNNMLDRLETSFEIQANFINNASHELKTPITTIIAESEIMLLKEREVAEYVESLENIYSQASRLGNLTESLLKLTQTGYDGQKQVSDIARIDELLLDVKSDLDKIYPDNRVSVRLNFAPEDSNLLLLPCNKPLLELAINNIITNGVKYSDNNEVFVNLSANDEMIKITINDIGIGIPPEDIPHLYEPFFRGKIATKYIGYGLGLPLASKIIRMHQGELQVQSEQNKGTIVTIIFKKLNIKKSNV; this is encoded by the coding sequence ATGGATATTAGAAAAAAAATTACCTTTAATTACGTTGCCCTTTCTACCTTTAGTACGTCTCTATTGTGTATCATTGTTTTTTTTCTGTTTAGAGAAAATAACCGCTATCACTTTCTAAAACGTTTAGATGATAGAGCTAAAATCGTTTCTTCTATTCATTTTCAAAAAGATCCAGAAAAGATTAAGTATTATAAAAACCTTAAAAAAAATGGACTTGAAGAATTAATTGAAGAAGAAGAATATGTATTGAAAATTAATAGTGAAAACAGTTTTGATTACAATACTAATTTAAATCTTCCTAACACTTTTTATACCAATATATTAAAAACAGGAAAAGATTCTTTTGAAAGGGATAACAAATATTATTTAGGTCAGATTTTTCAAGAAAATAACCAAAAATATATGGTAATTGTCGGAGCGAGAGATCGCAAAGGAAAAGACACAACTGTATATATTGTCAAAATTATGCTTTTTGGCGGAATCGGTTTTGTTATTCTGGCGTTTCTTTTAGGACGATTTTTAGCCAAACGTGTCATTAATCCTGTAGCGCGAATTACCAAAGAAGTAAAAAGAATAAGCGCTTCTAATCTTCATAACAGACTTCCAGAAGTTAAAAATTCTGATGAAATTTCAGATTTGACCAACACTTTTAATAATATGCTTGATCGATTGGAAACTTCTTTCGAAATACAAGCTAATTTTATTAATAATGCTTCTCACGAATTAAAAACGCCGATTACGACTATTATTGCCGAGTCAGAAATTATGCTGCTCAAAGAACGTGAAGTGGCAGAATACGTAGAATCTTTAGAAAATATCTACAGCCAAGCTTCAAGATTAGGAAATCTAACAGAAAGTCTTCTTAAACTAACTCAAACTGGTTATGACGGACAAAAACAAGTTTCGGATATTGCCAGAATTGATGAATTACTATTGGATGTAAAATCGGATTTGGATAAAATTTATCCTGATAACCGAGTAAGTGTTAGGCTTAATTTTGCTCCAGAAGATTCTAATTTACTTTTATTGCCTTGTAATAAACCATTATTAGAATTGGCAATCAATAATATCATTACAAACGGGGTAAAATATTCTGATAATAATGAAGTTTTTGTAAATCTTTCGGCAAATGACGAAATGATTAAAATTACAATTAACGATATCGGAATCGGAATTCCGCCTGAAGATATTCCGCATTTGTACGAACCTTTCTTTAGAGGGAAAATAGCGACCAAATACATTGGTTACGGTTTAGGATTGCCGCTTGCTTCTAAAATTATTAGAATGCATCAGGGAGAACTGCAAGTTCAGTCTGAACAAAATAAAGGTACAATTGTAACTATCATTTTTAAAAAATTGAATATTAAAAAATCTAATGTTTAA
- a CDS encoding response regulator transcription factor produces MKLLIVEDEPNLLSILRKGFAENNNEVSVAMDGKTALEMIHNYTFDVVVLDVMLPDINGIEICRRLRASKNFVPILLLTALGTSENIVTGLNAGADDYLVKPFKFGELDARVNALYRRSHQETEKIDTIIIADLEINGRAKSVKRGGENITLTAKEFKLLYYLAKNTGRIVSRDQILDNVWDINFDMNTNVVDVYITYLRRKIDKPYGTKLIHTMKGLGYVIKP; encoded by the coding sequence ATGAAATTACTGATAGTTGAAGACGAACCAAATCTATTATCGATACTACGAAAAGGATTTGCTGAAAATAATAATGAAGTAAGCGTTGCCATGGATGGTAAAACAGCCTTGGAGATGATTCACAACTATACCTTTGATGTTGTCGTCTTAGATGTAATGCTTCCAGATATTAACGGAATCGAAATCTGCAGAAGACTTCGCGCAAGCAAAAACTTTGTTCCAATTTTGCTTTTAACAGCTTTAGGAACTTCAGAAAATATTGTAACAGGACTAAACGCTGGTGCAGATGATTATTTGGTTAAACCATTTAAGTTTGGAGAATTAGATGCAAGAGTAAATGCTTTGTACAGAAGATCGCATCAGGAAACAGAAAAAATAGATACCATTATAATTGCTGACTTAGAAATAAACGGACGAGCAAAATCTGTAAAAAGAGGCGGAGAAAATATTACTTTGACTGCAAAAGAATTTAAACTTCTGTATTATTTAGCAAAAAACACAGGAAGAATTGTTTCAAGAGATCAGATTTTGGATAATGTTTGGGATATCAATTTTGATATGAATACTAATGTTGTCGATGTATATATTACTTATTTAAGAAGAAAAATTGATAAGCCTTACGGTACCAAATTAATTCACACAATGAAAGGTTTGGGCTATGTTATAAAGCCATAA
- a CDS encoding outer membrane beta-barrel protein: MKKYSLLLVVFLSAIGMQAQDARSFSLNLYGGYNFSDKLDYDGYSATIEDGFQYGAGFEYFFSTNNSVELKYLRSDVKIPFYDPSGSQLNSNDKGAFNFILLDFTHYFDTGSNLLPYLGAGAGVGIVESPQGGSGTYFAWDIKGGVKIKTASTVSVNINAYLQSMSAAVGESYYWSYWVGPVAVNDYISTYQFGLGAVLSFNFKN, translated from the coding sequence ATGAAAAAGTACAGTTTATTATTAGTTGTATTTCTGTCGGCGATAGGAATGCAGGCTCAAGATGCAAGGTCATTTTCTCTTAATTTATATGGGGGTTACAATTTTTCAGATAAGTTAGATTATGACGGTTATTCTGCAACAATAGAAGATGGTTTTCAATATGGAGCAGGATTTGAATATTTCTTTTCAACAAATAATTCAGTTGAATTAAAGTATTTGAGATCAGATGTAAAAATACCATTTTATGATCCTTCCGGAAGTCAATTAAATTCTAACGATAAAGGCGCATTTAATTTCATTTTATTAGACTTCACTCATTATTTCGATACAGGATCGAATCTTCTGCCTTATTTGGGTGCTGGTGCAGGAGTTGGTATAGTTGAATCACCTCAAGGCGGTAGCGGAACTTATTTTGCATGGGATATAAAAGGAGGGGTAAAGATTAAAACTGCTTCTACAGTGTCAGTAAATATTAATGCCTATTTACAATCTATGTCGGCGGCGGTTGGTGAAAGTTATTATTGGTCATATTGGGTTGGACCAGTTGCAGTTAATGATTACATCTCAACGTACCAATTTGGTCTTGGAGCAGTATTAAGTTTTAATTTCAAAAATTAA